The window TAAGTTCGGCGCATAATTTGCTTTCGGCAATGCTCGACAACTCGCTTCATTTTGACAACCCGTTAGGGATAGATGAGCGAGAGATATTCTTTCCCCGGACAATTGATATGAACGACCGGGTGATGCGGTCAATGGTGGTCGGATTGGGAGGCAAGAGTAACGGACCAGCGCGGGAGGATAGTTGTGTTATTACAGCTGCTTCGGAAATTATGGCGATTCTGGCGCTGGCGTTAGACCGCGCTGATTTGAAAAAAAGATTAGCACGAATTCTCGTCGCCTTAAGTTTCGACGACAAGCCGATTACTGCGGGCGATCTTGGTGCGACCGGTGCAATGGCAGCCCTTTTGAAGGATGCGATTAAACCCAACCTGGTGCAGACGACGGAAAACACGCCGGCGTTGATCCACACCGGTCCTTTTGCCAATATCGCTCATGGCACCGCATCAATTATTGCCACCAATGCTGCTTTGCGGCTTGCTGAATTAACTGTAATTGAAGCCGGGTTTGGTTCCGACCTGGGCGCGGAAAAGTTTGTTGACCTGGTGGCACCGATTGGCGGGTTAAAGGTTGATGGTTGTGTTTTGGTAGCAACGATGCGTGCCTTAAAACATCAGGGTGGAGCACACGATGCTCGGAAAGGAATGTTGCGTCATCTCTTGTTTGGTCTGGAAAATTTGCGCCGGCATATTGACAATTGTCGAACACTCGGAATGGAACCGGTGGTGGCGGTTAACCGTTTTGAAGGCGATTCACCGGACGAGTTAAACCTTGTTGTCAGGTCGTGTGAGGAGCTGGGTGTTCGGGCGGCGATTTGCGCGCCCCATAGTGCCGGTAGCAAAGGTTGCGAAGATCTGGCACAGGCGGTTTTAGAACAGATAGAACAGAAACCCGCTGCGAATAAACCAATTTACGACGCGGCGATGCGTGTTGAAGATAAAATTGAAACGGTTGCTCAAAAGGTTTACGGCGCCGAACGAGTGGTTTACACGCCGCGCGCTGAACGGGATATCAAAAGGGTTTATGCGCTGGGTTACGATAAACTGCCAATTTGTATTGCCAAGACGCCGCTTTCTTTAAGTGACGACCCGGACTGCCTTGGCGCCTGCACCGGGTTTAAGATAACGATTTCCGCAGTGCATATTCGCGCTGGCGCCGGTTATCTTGTGCCCGTGGCAGGTGAAATGGAATTACTGCCGGGCTTGGCAAAGAGACCGAATGCCTTGAAAATTGATATTGCTGACGACGGCAGAATCAGCGGGTTGTCTTAAAAGTTGGTTAAGGAGCCGGCGGGCTTTCGCCTTCGATTATTGCGCGGAGTTCAATTAACTCTTTCTTTAACCATTGGAGCAGTTGCGAGCGGTCTTTTGTTTGCGAAAGTTCTCCTTCAGCGGCACTCATCACTGCCAGTTTACGTTTGGCGCCTTTAATGGTCATTTTTTCCCGATGGATGAGGTGTTGAATTAATTCCAGTTTCTTTAACTGTTCCGCTGCGATGATGCGACGACCGGCGGAGTTGCGTTTGAACTTTATTTCAAACTCTTTTTCCCAGTAGCGGAGTGTATGGGGTTGAATTCCCAACTTTTTGCATACCGCGGCAACGGAGTAAAATTTCTGAGGGCTCATTTCAATAAAACTCCCTTTTTAAAGGACGGTTGAGTAACCGTTCAATGCTTTCTGATGGTTTTGTCCCCTGGTAAAGAATTCGGTAAATCTCTTCGGTGATGGGCATTTCGACATGCATTTTAAGGGCGAGTTCTCGCCCGGCAAAGGCGGTGATAGCGCCTTCGGCAACACCGGTCAGTTCTGCTTGGGCGCTTGGGAACTCTTTACCTTTGCTCAATATCAATCCTAACTGGTGATTGCGCGAGTGAGGGGAAAAGGCGGTGACAATCAAGTCACCCATTCCGGCAAGGCCTGAGAAAGTCAAGGGATTGGCGTTTAGTGCCAGACCGAGTCGGGTGATTTCTGCTAGCCCCCGGGTCAAAAGTGCTGCTTTGGCGTTAAGGCCGAGACCCAAACCATCGCTGATGCCCGCGGCGATGGCGATGACATTTTTGAAAGCGGCAGCAATTTCGACACCAACAACATCGGTGTGATGATAAATCCGTAAATTAGAGATGGTAAAAAGGTCGCGGATCTGTTGAGCCGCTGCTTCGTTTTCTGATACTGCAACCAGTGATGTCGGGTCGCCCTGGGCCATATCGTAAGGAATCGCCGGTCCTGCAAGGACAACCACCGGGGGGGCAGGAATTATCGTCTGGAGAGCAACCGAAAGGCGGCGGCAGGTTTTGGGTTCAATTCCTTTGCTTACGGAAACTAACGCCTGGGCCGTTTTAGGAATTAAAGGCTTTATTGTATTTGCCGCTTCAACAAGCAGGGCTGAAGGGGTGGCGAAAACGACGATTGTCGCCTGTTCGAGAACTAGTTCCGGGTCTGGAGAAAGAACTATGGTCTCGGGCAAAAGTACCGTTTCGGGTAAATCGGGATGGCGTCGACTGGCGTTGAGCTGTTCGAGCTTTCGGGTGTCGGTATCGTAAAGAGCGATTCTGATTTTTTTCTCAGCCAGTTTTATTGCCAGGGCGATTGCCCAGCGTCCGGCGCCGATGAAAGCAACTTTCATATTTCTTTTTTCCTGAACAGTTTGAGCCACAATCCAAACCGTGGTTCGGTTCCGTTGACTAAACGCCGGATGTTAGGGATATGGCGAATTACAATTATAAAGCCTGTTCCAATAGCGAACAGTAAAAGAGGTAAATTTTCTGGATAGGATAGTTGCGTCACCACAGGAAAGAGCAGGGCAAAAACAATCGAAGAAAGGGAAACATAGCCGAAAATGAGAAGAATTATCAGATAAATTCCCAGGGCGATAAATAGGCTGCGGGGGCAAAGAAAAGCAGCGACTCCGATTGTCGTCGCAACGCCTTTGCCACCGTTAAATCCAAGCCAGGGTGTGAAGATGTGGCCAGTAATTGCGCCGAAGCCAACGAGCGTTGGTGTTAATCCGATTCCTCGGGCAAACATCGTTGGTAATAACCCTTTGGCAATGTCAAGGAGTAAAACCGGAATTGCCCATCCGATTCCCAGGGTACGCGATACATTGGTAAACCCGATATTGCCGGAACCTTTTGTCCTGATATCAATACCAGTAATTTTACCTGTTAGAAAACCGAATGGGATTGAGCCGGGCAAAAAACCGAAAAAGAGTGATAACAGGGCATTTCCGATGCTCATATTAATTATAGTATAGTAAGCCACTTCCGGTAGCGAAAGTTAGATGATATTGCCTGATGGTCATAAGTAATATATACATTTTTCATCACAATAAGTCAATGATAAGTGATTTTATCTAATGTGTAGTTGTTTGAACCGGGCAACATCCAACTCAGTTGTTTAAAATGCCAACTGATATAGGTGACTTATTATTAAATTTAGACCCACAAGGACAAAAAGGGTTAACGAATTGGTTAACATATTGATAAATTGTGATTTGTGCGTTGGTTTTTAACCGACATACGGTCGACTGGGTCATTCCGGGTATGGTTTCAGGGTGCCTTTTTTCATTTCAGATGGTGTTGAATTCAGGCGCTATTCTCTAACAGATAGTTATTTCAGAAAGTTGTGTTTTAGAGGTCGCTATGGCAACAGTGCTAACTTTATCCGGTTTAACTTTTGTTATTAAAGTAGTAATTACTTTTAATCTCATTGCCAAAGCGCTGGACATCGGAGTACGATATGGCGGTAGAAAGTTACCAATCGTCATGATTTGACATTGCGAGGTTAAAATTGTACTTTATTTAAGATGTTCTGGTTGGGTGTGTGGTGTATAAGCGCAGATGGCAAATAATAAATGGGCGTAACACAATAGAGTGAAGTATGATTGACGAGAATCTGCCTGAGGGTCCAGGAAAATTGGAGTTCAAGCCCGATGAAAAGCGTCTGGTAAGACTTGCCCGATTCCGCCGGTTGGTACTTTTGGTGACGATTTTGCTATTGGGGGGTACTCTGTTGCTGACAATCATGATTCAGCCTCGATGGGTGATGGTGGGCGTTGGTGTACAGCCGGAAACGGCGTTGTCCAACAATGAAAGTCGCGGTAGTGAGCCCCCGGTATCGGATATCCCAAAAGTAAAGGAGATTTCTCAAAGAGAGCAGATAAATAGTACGATCTTAATGACGGCACAAACTATTGACTCGAGCGGGAGAACGGCGCTCGCAATGTGGCAAAGGGCAGAGATGTTAGTGCTCGGGGGTGT is drawn from candidate division WOR-3 bacterium and contains these coding sequences:
- the plsY gene encoding glycerol-3-phosphate 1-O-acyltransferase PlsY translates to MSIGNALLSLFFGFLPGSIPFGFLTGKITGIDIRTKGSGNIGFTNVSRTLGIGWAIPVLLLDIAKGLLPTMFARGIGLTPTLVGFGAITGHIFTPWLGFNGGKGVATTIGVAAFLCPRSLFIALGIYLIILLIFGYVSLSSIVFALLFPVVTQLSYPENLPLLLFAIGTGFIIVIRHIPNIRRLVNGTEPRFGLWLKLFRKKEI
- a CDS encoding NAD(P)-dependent glycerol-3-phosphate dehydrogenase, with amino-acid sequence MKVAFIGAGRWAIALAIKLAEKKIRIALYDTDTRKLEQLNASRRHPDLPETVLLPETIVLSPDPELVLEQATIVVFATPSALLVEAANTIKPLIPKTAQALVSVSKGIEPKTCRRLSVALQTIIPAPPVVVLAGPAIPYDMAQGDPTSLVAVSENEAAAQQIRDLFTISNLRIYHHTDVVGVEIAAAFKNVIAIAAGISDGLGLGLNAKAALLTRGLAEITRLGLALNANPLTFSGLAGMGDLIVTAFSPHSRNHQLGLILSKGKEFPSAQAELTGVAEGAITAFAGRELALKMHVEMPITEEIYRILYQGTKPSESIERLLNRPLKREFY
- a CDS encoding MerR family transcriptional regulator — encoded protein: MSPQKFYSVAAVCKKLGIQPHTLRYWEKEFEIKFKRNSAGRRIIAAEQLKKLELIQHLIHREKMTIKGAKRKLAVMSAAEGELSQTKDRSQLLQWLKKELIELRAIIEGESPPAP
- a CDS encoding formate--tetrahydrofolate ligase, yielding MQSDIEIAQQIKLLPIWEIAKMLGITDMDLILPYGNYKAKLSVRLLEQIKSRPTGKLVLVTAITPTKFGEGKTTVSIGLSMAFNRLGKKSIVVLRQPSLGPVFGIKGGAAGGGYSQVLPMEDINLHFTGDIHAVSSAHNLLSAMLDNSLHFDNPLGIDEREIFFPRTIDMNDRVMRSMVVGLGGKSNGPAREDSCVITAASEIMAILALALDRADLKKRLARILVALSFDDKPITAGDLGATGAMAALLKDAIKPNLVQTTENTPALIHTGPFANIAHGTASIIATNAALRLAELTVIEAGFGSDLGAEKFVDLVAPIGGLKVDGCVLVATMRALKHQGGAHDARKGMLRHLLFGLENLRRHIDNCRTLGMEPVVAVNRFEGDSPDELNLVVRSCEELGVRAAICAPHSAGSKGCEDLAQAVLEQIEQKPAANKPIYDAAMRVEDKIETVAQKVYGAERVVYTPRAERDIKRVYALGYDKLPICIAKTPLSLSDDPDCLGACTGFKITISAVHIRAGAGYLVPVAGEMELLPGLAKRPNALKIDIADDGRISGLS